A region of Onychomys torridus chromosome 10, mOncTor1.1, whole genome shotgun sequence DNA encodes the following proteins:
- the LOC118592549 gene encoding cytochrome c oxidase assembly protein COX18, mitochondrial isoform X3 produces the protein MLMYLKNMRRLVSELYVRDNCHPFKASVLVWVQLPMWVFISIALRNFSTGAAHSEAGASVQEQLAAGGALWFPDLTAVDSTWILPVSVGVVNLLIVEIFALQKLGMSRFQMYVTHFVRAVSVLMIPIAATVPSSLVLYWLCSSLMGLSQNLLLRSPGFRQLCRIPPTKSDSETPYKDLSTAFCAKFLSRK, from the exons GCTCATGTATCTAAAGAACATGCGGAGGCTTGTTTCAGAGCTGTATGTCCGTGACAACTGCCATCCTTTCAAAGCCTCCGTGTTAGTCTGGGTCCAGCTTCCAATGTGGGTCTTCATATCCATTGCCCTCCGGAACTTTAGCACAGGGGCAGCACATTCAGAAG CCGGTGCTTCTGTTCAGGAACAGCTGGCTGCTGGAGGGGCGCTGTGGTTTCCTGACCTCACTGCGGTGGATTCCACTTGGATTCTGCCTGTCTCCGTTGGTGTCGTCAATTTACTAATAGTGGAG ATTTTCGCTCTACAAAAACTTGGAATGTCTCGGTTTCAAATGTATGTTACACACTTTGTCCGAGCTGTATCCGTGTTGATGATCCCGATTGCCGCAACAGTACCTTCT TCTCTCGTTCTCTACTGGCTGTGCTCCAGCCTCATGGGCCTCTCCCAGAATCTGCTGCTGCGCTCCCCTGGATTCCGCCAGCTTTGCCGGATACCACCAACCAAGTCGGATTCAGAGACCCCTTACAAAGACCTCTCCACCGCCTTTTGTGCCAAGTTCCTTTCAAGAAAGTGA